The genome window AAGTCGATTACCAAGATCACCAATATCAACGTGTAACCATGCTGCTTTTTATTTCAATTTTGATCAGTGTTGGCGCGATGGTTTTCGCCTTCATTGCATTCAAGTCCGTCGGCCAGTTGACTGGCGACATCCCTCCAGAAAACCGGATCTATCTTGATCCATTGCCAAGAGCGTTACGTCTGATCTGGCCGCTGGTGAATTTTGTCGACCATCACTTCGGTGGAACGTTCGGTGCCAAACGTGTAGCGAAAGTCGAAGAGCGCCTGCGCCTGACTTCGTTGCTGTTCTTGATGAGCGCCCGCCAGTTTATTTCCTTGTCGATCACTTCTTCGTTGCTGGCCACGTTAGCTGCACTGGCCATGATGTACCTGCTGCATATGTTTTCCTGGCCGATCATGCTCGGCGTCGCGGTGCTTGGCTATTACTACCCGTTGATCTGGACCAGGGACGTACGGCGGCGCCACGTTGCAGCTGTGCTGAAGCAACTCCCGGTATATCTCGACTTTCTGACGCTCGCCGTCGAAGCCGGGTTGAACGTCAACAGTGCGATTCAGAAAGCCGTCGAAAAAGGTCCTGAAGGGCCGTTACGCCGGGAGTTTGAGCACGTATTGCGCGATCTGAAATCTGGCCTGAATCGGACCGAGGCGCTACGGCGTTTCGATGCGCGGCAAAACATCAAAGAGATCACCAACCTCGTCGGCGCAGTCATTCAGGCTGAACGGATGGGCTCCGGGCTGGCCAGCACACTGCGCTTTCAGTCCGAGCAACGGCGCTCGGAGCGGTTCCAGCGCGCTGAAAAGCAAGCCATGGAAGCGCCTGTGAAGCTGGTCTTCCCACTGCTGATGTTTATCTTCCCGGTCACGTTTATCGTGCTGGGCTTTCCGATCGTGATGAAGTTCATGCAAGAGGGCTTTCTGTGAAACTCGCCCGCTTAATCATTCGGCAGCGCGACACAGGGGTTCGGGTCGCCACCACGGAAACTCGCCAGGAACGCATGCGTGGGCTGCTCGGCCGTGACCATTTGCCCCACGAAGAAGCACTGCTACTCCATCCGTGCCGCTCGATTCATACCTTCGGCATGCGCTTTGCCATCGACATCCTGTTTCTCGATCGTTACCAGCGCGTCGTGTCCATTCACCATGAAGTGCCGAGCAACCGGATGCGCTTGCATCTGCGGGCCGTTCAAACGCTTGAGATGCGAGCGGGGGTTGCCCGCTCACATGGCATCAGCGTGGGCGATCAACTTGGCTTCGAGGCGATCCAGTGAAGCACTTACGTTCCAGGCCTGCCCTGGCCATGTGCGGGCGGCGCAGCCAGCTGGGCCAGTCGATGGTCGAATTCATCATCATCGCGCCGCTGCTGCTGTTCTTTTGTCTTGCCATTGTTCAGTTCGCGTTGCTGTACCAGGCTAAATCGACACTCGATGTTGCGGTACTGGAAGCAGCCCGCGAAGGAGCCGTCACTAATGGTTCGATGAGAGACATGCAAGCTGGGCTGGCGCGCGGATTAATGCCGCTTTATGCCCGCAACACCTCGACAGATGGCGTGGAGACGGCAGGAAAACTCGCCGAGCTGGCGTCAATCAACGCCAGCCTCATCACCATCGTCAACCCCACACCAGAGGCCATCAGCGCTTTTGCGGTACAGCGGCGGTATCCCGAGAGTGGTCTGACCTACACAGAGATTCCGAACGATTCGTTGATGTACCGCGACCCGCATCCGGCGGCTGGCACGGTCAATATCCAGGATGCGAACTTGCTGAAAATCCGCGTGCATTATTGCTACCCGATGTACGTACCGCTAGCGAACAAGGTGATTTATTACGCGTCCAACCTTATCGGCCGGCCGGCCCAGAATGGCATTTTTTCAGATATCCCAAGCACGAACGGCTTCGGCAATCCGCAGCATCCAGACCGGCAATGCAATATTTATCTGCAGGATGGCGTGGAGACAGGCCGTTACCCGATTGGGCTTGAATCAGAAGTGATGGTGCGGATGCAATCGCCATTCCGGCCTGCAGCCGCCGCAAATGGTAAAGCGCCATCATGAAGCCAGGTTCAGATTCGCTGGCACAAGTAGCGCGGCGTCAGCGCATATGGCCGAAGGCCGTGCTCGCCTGTGTGCTGTGCGTCGCCGCTCAAGCCCAGGCATCGGCAGTGGTCATGATGATTGGCGGGATGAAAAATACCGCAGGCCAAGCGGCATCGGCCCAACCCGTCGCCGCGCCAGAACCCCGTAGTTCTGTGGTGACGCTGTACAACCCATCCGGCCGCGTCTCGACAACTTTTGTCCCAGGCATGCTGATGCCGGTCACCACTGCGCCATCAGGCACGGTTGCATCCAGGGTCATGGCGCTCACCCCGCTTATCGCTGAGGTGTCACACGCGGCCAATATCGACAGCGCGTTGCTGATGGCCGTGATTGACGTTGAATCAGGGGGCAATCCGCAAGCGGTTTCGCCCAAAGGGGCAACTGGCCTGATGCAGTTGATGCCAGCTACCGGAAAGCGGCACGGAGCGGCCGATCTCTTTGATCCGCGCCAGAACATCATGGCGGGTGCCCGCTACCTGCACATACTGATGCAGCAGTTTGGCAACATTGAACTCGCCCTGGCGGCCTATAACGCTGGTGAAGGTGCGGTCAAAAAATACGGCATGCAAATCCCGCCCTACGACGAAACCATGGCTTACGTGCCAAAGGTACTGGGACGCTATCAGCACTACCGGACCCGGACCGCCGCAGCGGCAACACCTGGTGCACCTCAGGAAGCGCGTGGTCATTTTGTGCAGGTACGGCAGGCGATTACCGCAGCGCGCTAGCTCAACCGTCTCATGCGGCACTTGCCAACATGCGACGGGCCATGCCCAGAGCGTTGCAGGCTGCCTATGCCGGGAGGTTGCGAGGAAGCTGCTCAAGCGCAGCGTCGAGACATTTCATTCCGTCAGCCAGCAGGTGCAATAGCGCCTGCGCCGCCGTGAAATCACGTTCGTGAGCGGCTTGCTCAAGACAGGTTGCCAGTTTGATTAATGCGGTACATCGCAGCATCTTCAATGAGCCATTAAGACGATGTGCCGCCTCTGCCAGTTCATCCGGTGCCTGACGCTGAAGCGCGTCATGCAACAACACCAGGTTCTCACGGTCGGTCATGAGCAACAGATGTACGAGATCCTGCGCCACGGTGTGATCGCCACAGGCCAGTGCATCAAGGGTGGAGGGAAGGTTCTGGCAGGCATCGGCGGTCAGTACCGCATAACGATGCCGGGCAAGGGCTTGCGCGAGTTCGCGCAATGTGACGGGTGTCTGTAACACGCCGTCGAAATAGGCAGCGGGCGCTGTCTCACTGAGCGCCGCATGATCCGCAGAAAATCCGGCAGGTACAACGGCAAGACACAAGCAGCTGGGTCGAGCTTTATGGCCTTCGTGGCCATTGAAACCCTCTGGCGGCAGGCCTGAGTCACCATCCACCAGCATGAGCTTGATCTGTTCCTGCATACGGCCGGCAGGATCAGTGGTGAAAACAAACCCCAGTTGCCCGAGTGCGGCACCAAGGCCGCTTGCCTGAGACCACTTCGGGTTGGCGCTCACGAGTAACGCCGCATTCATGGAACACCAGCGCACATAAAAGAAAAACCACTCATTGCGGCAAAGCCACCCGGCAACGCCGCGCCAGATCGACTAGTTCAACCATCGAATTGACCCGCAGCTTTTGCATGATGCGAGCCTTGTGGCTGCTCACTGTTTTATTACTGATAAACAGCGCATCGCCCACGGCCTTGTTTGACATTCCCTTGGCCAGCATTTGCAAAATCACTAGTTCTTTGTCGCTCAGCAGTTGCAGGTAATCGGCTTCCTGTGAGGATTCGACGAGCGAAACAGGACTGGATGACGTCAGCACCGGAAACACCGTGTAGCCCGCCAGCACCGCTTCGACACTGCGCATGATGTCGCGCAGCTCCTGGGATTTGCTCAAAAAACCTTGTGCACCCGCCCGCAATGCGCGAGGCACGAAAGTTTCCTGGTCTTGCCCCGATAACACCAGCACACGCACTTCGGGATGTACCAGTTTGAGCCGTGAAATCACATCCAGCCCGCTGATACGAGGAATATCGAGATCGAGAATCACCAGCTCCGGCAAATGCAGCCGCGCCATTTCGACAGCAGCCTGGCCATTGTCGGCTTCGATGATCTCGCTCACGCCAACCAACTGCGCGAGGTGTGTTTTGATGACCAGACGAAGCGCGGGATGATCATCAACGATCAATATGGTAGTCATCTCGCTTTTCTCCTGGAAATACCTTGATATTTAAATATATCCGGCACCTGAAATGAGGGAATTAAAGACATTTACATAGCAACGCCATTAGCAAAAAAATGGTAACACACGACCCATATGATTTGCTTATTTCATAAAGGAAATTTCCCAAACAACAATATAAATTAAAAGACTAATAACGAGACAAAATTCATTGTATATACAGCACCGTTAAATCACGTCATATCTAAAAATAAAGGCCCCATGGAAATAGGCGCATAAGCCTGGCGGGTCATGCGCCTATTAACGGTCGAATTCGATTTCAACCCGGCGATTGGGTGCAAGGCATTGGATCAGCGCACTGCGCTCTTTTTGCTGGCACTCCACCAATGGATGCTCCGCCCCCAAACCCGCTGCGGTCATGGGCACTGTCACACCGTGACGGCGCAAGTACGACTGGACGGTTTCCGCACGCTGCAACGACAGCTTCTGGTTGTACGTCACGCGGCCCAGCCGGTCGGCATAGCCGTTAATCCGCATGCCGCGCACCTTGCCGCCCTGCTCGCGCAACGCCTGCACCAGCGCATCCAGATCAGCCTTGCCGGCAGGCAGCATGCCGCCTTCGTCGCTGCGATCAAAGCCAAACAGCGAGTCTGCTTTCAGTGTCATTTTTGCGGGAATGGCGGGCGCAGGGGGCGTGCATTGCAACGCGATTTCAGCCGATTGCTGCAACGCTTGCTGCACCTCCGGCAAGCGTTGTTCGGCGGCCGAAAAATTGCGCTTCCAGGCGTAATACCCAGCGCGCATCAAACCAACTTCAGCACACGCCAATGGCCGCTGTGCTTTCGGGCAGTTGGGCAGCGCCGGGTTGCTTTTGATTGCGTTCACCACCGCCCATAAATCAGGACGCACCATCGACACGGTGCGCAACGGCGGGTTGGCCGCCGAAAGCTCGCTCCGCTGTGTCAGCCCGGCGGTGAGCACCGCCGCCTGGCCAATCGCTTCTTCAACGAAGCCCCAGCGATCACCTGTCTTGAGTTCTTCACGGGCAACATCGGCCCAGCACTGGGCCTTCGCACGGAAGTAACTGTCTGGATCGTCAGGCAGGCT of Paraburkholderia bonniea contains these proteins:
- a CDS encoding type II secretion system F family protein produces the protein MLLFISILISVGAMVFAFIAFKSVGQLTGDIPPENRIYLDPLPRALRLIWPLVNFVDHHFGGTFGAKRVAKVEERLRLTSLLFLMSARQFISLSITSSLLATLAALAMMYLLHMFSWPIMLGVAVLGYYYPLIWTRDVRRRHVAAVLKQLPVYLDFLTLAVEAGLNVNSAIQKAVEKGPEGPLRREFEHVLRDLKSGLNRTEALRRFDARQNIKEITNLVGAVIQAERMGSGLASTLRFQSEQRRSERFQRAEKQAMEAPVKLVFPLLMFIFPVTFIVLGFPIVMKFMQEGFL
- a CDS encoding DUF192 domain-containing protein, whose amino-acid sequence is MKLARLIIRQRDTGVRVATTETRQERMRGLLGRDHLPHEEALLLHPCRSIHTFGMRFAIDILFLDRYQRVVSIHHEVPSNRMRLHLRAVQTLEMRAGVARSHGISVGDQLGFEAIQ
- a CDS encoding TadE/TadG family type IV pilus assembly protein encodes the protein MKHLRSRPALAMCGRRSQLGQSMVEFIIIAPLLLFFCLAIVQFALLYQAKSTLDVAVLEAAREGAVTNGSMRDMQAGLARGLMPLYARNTSTDGVETAGKLAELASINASLITIVNPTPEAISAFAVQRRYPESGLTYTEIPNDSLMYRDPHPAAGTVNIQDANLLKIRVHYCYPMYVPLANKVIYYASNLIGRPAQNGIFSDIPSTNGFGNPQHPDRQCNIYLQDGVETGRYPIGLESEVMVRMQSPFRPAAAANGKAPS
- a CDS encoding lytic transglycosylase domain-containing protein, whose product is MKPGSDSLAQVARRQRIWPKAVLACVLCVAAQAQASAVVMMIGGMKNTAGQAASAQPVAAPEPRSSVVTLYNPSGRVSTTFVPGMLMPVTTAPSGTVASRVMALTPLIAEVSHAANIDSALLMAVIDVESGGNPQAVSPKGATGLMQLMPATGKRHGAADLFDPRQNIMAGARYLHILMQQFGNIELALAAYNAGEGAVKKYGMQIPPYDETMAYVPKVLGRYQHYRTRTAAAATPGAPQEARGHFVQVRQAITAAR
- a CDS encoding Hpt domain-containing protein, with translation MNAALLVSANPKWSQASGLGAALGQLGFVFTTDPAGRMQEQIKLMLVDGDSGLPPEGFNGHEGHKARPSCLCLAVVPAGFSADHAALSETAPAAYFDGVLQTPVTLRELAQALARHRYAVLTADACQNLPSTLDALACGDHTVAQDLVHLLLMTDRENLVLLHDALQRQAPDELAEAAHRLNGSLKMLRCTALIKLATCLEQAAHERDFTAAQALLHLLADGMKCLDAALEQLPRNLPA
- a CDS encoding response regulator transcription factor, which translates into the protein MTTILIVDDHPALRLVIKTHLAQLVGVSEIIEADNGQAAVEMARLHLPELVILDLDIPRISGLDVISRLKLVHPEVRVLVLSGQDQETFVPRALRAGAQGFLSKSQELRDIMRSVEAVLAGYTVFPVLTSSSPVSLVESSQEADYLQLLSDKELVILQMLAKGMSNKAVGDALFISNKTVSSHKARIMQKLRVNSMVELVDLARRCRVALPQ
- a CDS encoding OmpA family protein; amino-acid sequence: MKFQLTMLACALAVSGCAGNAARERLGIEDATILKSGWGAAQDASAGAPTREWFDIYGPMGNRSKALDNLQQRLDSLPDDPDSYFRAKAQCWADVAREELKTGDRWGFVEEAIGQAAVLTAGLTQRSELSAANPPLRTVSMVRPDLWAVVNAIKSNPALPNCPKAQRPLACAEVGLMRAGYYAWKRNFSAAEQRLPEVQQALQQSAEIALQCTPPAPAIPAKMTLKADSLFGFDRSDEGGMLPAGKADLDALVQALREQGGKVRGMRINGYADRLGRVTYNQKLSLQRAETVQSYLRRHGVTVPMTAAGLGAEHPLVECQQKERSALIQCLAPNRRVEIEFDR